In Desulfovermiculus halophilus DSM 18834, the DNA window AGGAGGCGTTGGATATGATCCGGTCGGTCTGGGGCGAATATTCCTGCCCGTTGACCCCCAGGACGATGGTCCGGTCCACCTCTTTGGCCGGAGCGGTGATGATTACCTTTTTGGCCCCGGCCTCCAGGTGAGCGGCGGCCTGAGGACCGGTGCGAAAGATCCCGGTCGACTCAATCACCAGGTCCACCCCCAGGTCTTCCCACGGGATGCGTTTGGGGTCGGTATAGGCGAAGTTCTGGATTTCCCAGTCCCCCAGGTGGATCACGTTCCCGTCCACACTTACCGGTTCCGAAAACCGGCCGTAGGTGGAGTCGTGCTTGAGCAGGTTCGCATTTTCGGCTGCGTCAAAGAGGTCATTGACCGCCACAACCTGCACAGAGTCAGCGTACTTGGTCCGCAGGGCCTTGAGCACCTGCCGGCCGATTCGGCCGAAGCCGTTGATACCGATTGTCAGTTTGGACATAGAGGATATCCCCTTCAGTGGTTGTCTGCAGAGTGTCGCGAATTGCCGGGACGGCGAGGAATTAATCTTCAAAAAGCTGATATGTATAGCGATTTAAGAGTTCATGCTCATATCTGATCTTGTCGTAGGCCAGTGCGTTGTGGATGGATATTGCGCACAGATCGGCCATGGCGTTCAAGAACTCGACTTCCTCTTGATTGAACTCCCGTTCGGAGCTGGAGTAGACCCGGAGAACCCCGATAATCTCCTGGCCCTGCAGATTGAGCGGTACGGCCATGACTGAGGCAATGCCTTCGGCCTGGGCAGCTTCCGGATACTGGAAACGTTCGTCTGCACAGGCATTGCATACATAGACGTTGTGACCGTCCAAAACTTCCTGGTCCAGCTTGCTTTTGTCCACCTCAACCTTGCCTTTGCGCAGATATTGCTGGCTCAGCCCGTAGGTGGCTCCGGCCTGGAGATATTTGCGGTCTTCGCTTAAGAGCCGAATGCTGCAAGCCTTGACGTCCATGGCCCAGCTGATCTTTTCCGCCACCTGCCGGAGCACGGTCCTGGGATTGAGGCTGGAGTTGACCGCCTTGACCACTTCGTAAAGGGTTCGGAAGTAGTCCATGGATTGTTTATGGGGCATTTTTTACTCCTTTGAGGTTGCAGGCTGTCCGTTGATGGAAATCCGGGCCCCATCCGCTGGGGATGAAGCTGGGGCCCCGGGTAGGTTGAAAGTACTCCACAGCATGGTCTCCTGTACAGTGGCTGGGGGCGATATGCTGCATTCCAAGATCCTGGGGCCAGGATGCGATGCGTCTCATCCGGCCCTGGGAGAGGTGCATGAGGTGGGGAATCCTCCAGCCAGCAGATGAACGGGTCGAGGTGAGATGTCCTGGGCCTTGAGCACGATTGCACTCACTTCAAGCGTGAACCATCCTTAGACTGCCCCGGCATGCACACGGGCAGTCTAAGGATGGACTGCAGACCCTAAAGGATTAGTCCTTGAAGGTCTGGGCTTCGTTGTCGGTCAATCCTTCCATGGGCATGCCGCAGCAGGTCAAGTCTCCTTCTCCGTCCTGCTTGACCTCAACAACATGTCCGCAGAGCGTGCATCTGTAAAATTCGCCTTTGGCTGCCATACTGCCCTCCTTGTTTTGAGTTTCACCAGGTTGGAACAGACAGTTAGTTATCTGGAGCTATCATGCCATTATTCTTCTCATAAATCCTCTGAACTCTTTTGCCAAGGGGGGATACATAAAGATGCCTTTTCATTATACACTGGTTTATAGATGCAATTTTATCCCTTTGTGGTATGAAAAAAGAATGGGCTGATTA includes these proteins:
- a CDS encoding GAF domain-containing protein; amino-acid sequence: MPHKQSMDYFRTLYEVVKAVNSSLNPRTVLRQVAEKISWAMDVKACSIRLLSEDRKYLQAGATYGLSQQYLRKGKVEVDKSKLDQEVLDGHNVYVCNACADERFQYPEAAQAEGIASVMAVPLNLQGQEIIGVLRVYSSSEREFNQEEVEFLNAMADLCAISIHNALAYDKIRYEHELLNRYTYQLFED
- a CDS encoding desulfoferrodoxin FeS4 iron-binding domain-containing protein, giving the protein MAAKGEFYRCTLCGHVVEVKQDGEGDLTCCGMPMEGLTDNEAQTFKD